The Streptomyces sp. NBC_01775 genome includes a region encoding these proteins:
- the mreC gene encoding rod shape-determining protein MreC, with amino-acid sequence MRDTRESRLLLVLLIAIAFALITVDLRGGEQSPLDGARSGAASVLGPVENGVASAVDPVGNAISAVRASGGRHDRISRLEQENAGLKQKLGSHDRNRSRARELDKLLKTAGAGGYGVKGAQVIAIGAAQGFSWTVTIDAGRRDGLRRDMTVLNGDGLVGRLTTVGPSTSTVLLANDPDFTVGTRLEKSSELGFATGRGGGALNVQLLNGRAKVKKGDRLVTFGSREDTPFVPGVPVGKVTKVNRHKGDLTRTVSVKPYVGFTKLDVVGIVVQPPRSDPRDDVLKSKKPAKPKPAPTVTVTSTPSGTPSPRS; translated from the coding sequence GTGAGGGACACACGAGAAAGCCGGCTGCTGCTCGTCCTGCTGATCGCCATCGCGTTCGCGTTGATCACGGTGGATCTCAGAGGCGGCGAGCAGTCTCCGCTCGACGGTGCGCGGTCGGGGGCCGCCTCCGTCCTTGGACCGGTCGAGAACGGCGTGGCCTCGGCGGTCGATCCCGTCGGCAACGCGATCAGTGCCGTACGCGCCTCCGGCGGGCGGCACGACCGGATCAGCCGGCTGGAGCAGGAGAACGCGGGGCTCAAGCAGAAGCTGGGATCCCACGACCGCAACCGCTCCCGGGCCCGCGAGCTGGACAAGCTCCTCAAGACCGCCGGAGCGGGCGGCTACGGAGTCAAAGGCGCCCAGGTCATCGCGATCGGCGCGGCCCAGGGCTTCTCCTGGACCGTCACCATCGACGCCGGCCGCAGGGACGGGCTGCGCCGTGACATGACGGTCCTCAACGGCGACGGACTCGTCGGCCGCCTCACCACCGTCGGCCCCTCCACCTCCACCGTCCTGCTCGCCAACGACCCCGACTTCACCGTCGGCACCCGGCTGGAGAAGAGCAGCGAGCTGGGCTTCGCCACCGGCCGGGGCGGCGGCGCGCTCAACGTCCAACTGCTCAACGGCAGGGCCAAGGTGAAGAAGGGCGACCGGCTGGTCACCTTCGGCTCCCGCGAGGACACGCCCTTCGTGCCCGGCGTCCCGGTCGGCAAGGTCACCAAGGTCAACCGGCACAAGGGCGACCTCACCAGGACGGTCAGCGTCAAGCCCTACGTCGGCTTCACCAAGCTCGACGTCGTCGGCATCGTCGTCCAGCCCCCGCGCAGCGACCCGCGCGACGACGTACTCAAGTCCAAGAAGCCGGCGAAGCCCAAGCCGGCGCCCACGGTGACCGTGACCTCCACCCCCAGCGGGACCCCGTCTCCCAGGAGCTGA